AAAACATTGGACGTCATTACAATTGGTCCATAATTAGTTAATTACCATCTAAATGGACCATTGAATAGGAGAAAGTGGAACTGCCCTCCAGTAGCTAGCTTGCAAATTAACCTCGCAATCAAGATTATGATCCTTAAACAATTGAAGTTGCTAAGGGTATTTGGTAGTGTTTACAGATTCCCATCATTCTGTTCCCTCCTCCTGAACCTCTTTTTCATTACCAAAATTCTAGTCCAAGCAACAACCACTTCCCACAACCTTATAAAAGCCATACTAATGCACCCAAAAGGTTCACAAGAAAACTACTACAACATTAGCTTCAAAGACATTCAAACGTTAGAAAGTGAGAATGTCTTCCATTCTTCCATTCTTTCTCTTGTTCTCTTCTCTAACCCTTCTCTCCATTGCTAGTGCTCAGGAAAGAGCTCCTCATGGACTAGCCAGAGAGAACCCAATTGCATTTTCACCAACAGCATACGATTTTTTTCATCCAAACGCAAAACATCCGGTTGCTAAAGACCCGTGTGTTGCTTCCAATTGCTCGCCATTGCCTATTGCAGCCCATGTCGAAGCAACTGAAGGTCATGAGAGTAGATTTTCTGGATCACAGAATGGGAAGACAAAGGTTGGAGCTGGTGGCATCGTCGGCATTGTCTTCGGTTTAGGATTTGTTGTGTTTCTGGCGATGGGAGTTTACTATGTGATTGTCGCACGCAGAACAAAAATGACTCGGGCTAATACTGTGAAACCTGATGTATGAGGCTTCATAGCTTGGAGAAGCCATCTTCTACCTCCCTTTTGATGTTTCTTTTACTGTAGTCGAACCAAATTATGTAGTGTATCCATAATTCATTATGTAGTTGCATGGTATTTATGAGTATGCCTAATGATTTACGATCAAATACGCTCAGATTTCAGCATCAAAATATGATTACTAACTAGAAATTAGGCCCGCGCTTTGCTGCGGGTTTTTGAATTCTATATACTTAGTTTATATACAAAATGCAATTCACAACAAAAGATTATTGTATATGGTAGCACACTTTAGAATTGTTCAAGACACAGGTAACATGTAGTTAGAGTTTGGGAAAGGACAAAGAAGTAGCTAAGATGATGGAACAGGTTGGGAAAGATATATCGTCATACTTGTTGCAGAGAAATTTGCTTGGTTCACCTCATGTTATATTGCAACCTAAAAAGAAAAGAAAAAAATTGTGAACTGCATAAGACATAGAAAAAGAAAAATATGCAAGAAGAATTTGAAATTTGTATCATAATATGCAAGAAAAATATGAAATTAATAAAGACAAATGAAAGCCAAATAAGACTACAACTGACAAAAGAGAAACTGCTTAAAATCTAATCAACTATAGGCAATCAGTAATTCACTTAGTAACGGAATAAAAAGACTAATAATCCATTAATAAAGCAGAGTAAAATCTTTCAATTGAGCGTGTTGCTTAAACTCCTCGAAATGATGACAAAACTAAGAACCTACACACATAAGTTAATAATCAAAAACACAGAAGTTAATAATCATGAGAAAATAAGAATGTAGTGATGAACATATGCAAGTTCTATTGACTATCAAAAAAGAAATTTCTAGTCTAGTACCATTGTTTTGCTTCAGCATTTCATTGTCCCCTTCAAGGGCACTTCACCTAAGCTTCCAATTCCACCATGTATGCCTCCAAATAACAGACTAATATAGAAATGTCATATGATATGCAGATTAATTAGTACCAATCAAGTGTGATCAGCACCCTTAAAACATCAACTACATGCATTTAGACATCAAATATGAAAATTCAATATTCATGGAAACTTTCCTGACCTTCAATTCCACTTTCCAAAACAAAATGAAATAGTCATATACCTGAATCCAAACTGGTTACAGAATACAACAGCTGACAGTTCTTGATATTTGCTCTACTTGCAGTTGATATTTCTTATCACAATCTGCAAAATGCAAGAAACTATATTGTTAGGTGATACCTGCCTGATTACACCTACTCCATTCAATTGAATACATCAAGATGCAAATTTATCAATTTCATTTAAGTGCTTTCTCTAATCATTTTCAGTTCATCTGTTCAGCGTAACTACACATGATGAAATTAACAATAAGCTATAACACAAAAAGTTAAATCAATCTGACATTGTGTAGGAATGAATCAATGATGTATGATGATTGGGCAATAACAAAATCAATTATGTATCAAAAAACAATTAAAATAGAATACAAACCTGAATAAGAAGAGAAAACAAAGAGACTGCAGAACATTAAATAATTTAAAGTCCATCTGAAGTCTCATCTGAATTCTTGCTCCATCTTTCTCCCTCAGATAATCTAAAATCCTGAAAACCCAGAAAGCAAAGCATTGATTAACAACCTTGACCACCTATCCTAACCAAAAGCCCCTATTAAACCACACACACTGAACAAAACCCAAAGCCTCAACACATAGTAGAAATCAAAACTTTAGCACATTCTAAAAAAATCTTTAATCTCGTACTGAATACTACTAACAAATTCTTAAATAGGATGCTAACACTGAAAATTAAGTCACTTGCAGCAAGTGATGGGGCCTCTGACGATTGCAAAACAAAAAAGGCCATCTTTGTCTGCCAAATTATGCAAATTCTATACCACCTTTGCATATGAGTCCTCAATCACCATTTTATTTCATATACATGCACAGACAGAGATTCAATAGTACTGAAATTAAGCTTATCAAGAACCAAACTTTAACCACACTTCAGTTTTTCTGTTTGCCAAACAGAATCTCACCCCACAAACCATCCTACTCTTCAACTTGAGAACCCCAACACCCTCCTGACTATATTACTCGATTCTACCTTTCAAGAGAACAACCAAAAGCAACACACAAATTTAACTGAATTAGAAGAGAATGAATTAAGAGATCACAAACACATAACACCATATCGTAAACCCAGAACACCTACCTTCTCCTGCAACACTGAAACCCGAAATCAGCGTTAGAGCGAGTCAGGATCGGTCTGCTTGCAGAGCTCGGCCTGGGATCGCTGCTCGTTGACGGAGGCCATCAGGTGGGAGATTAGGGTTTCGAAAGGGGCCGGGTCGGGAGCGAGAATCGTCGCGAGTTGCGCCTGCTGGAGCTGAGTCGACTCGGCCATTGAAACCGGCGCGTTTTTAGGGTTCCGGTGGTGGCGGTGGTGGCTGCTGCCTCTCTCTCTCTCTCTCTGTGGATTTCGGCTTTTGAGTTTTTTGGAGGACTGCGTGAAGAGATGGGTGGCGTTTAAAGTAGACGTGGGAGTAGAGGAGTCTGGGTTCTCTTCGCTCTCTCCCTCTTTCACTTGACGTTTTGCAAGGCTGATCGAGAAGCATCTGGAGCAAAACAGGCGAGGGAAGTACTCGAATTGCACAGCCCAACAATGAGGGCAAAACCTGGAAAACTGACGAATTGCAGCCCGAGCCCAAAACTGTTTTTTTACTCTAGATGAACAGTGATCAACAAATAGATATATAGTAATGTAATCTTCAAGGGAAGTTCGTGATACACAGAAATAAAGGGTCACCAGTGAAATGCTAAATCACTTGAGTCATCTAAATAACTTCTCTTTTGAAGGAATGAAAGAATAACAATCCAGAAAGGCAGAAACCATAAGACCTAATCCCAGAGTGGTTATAAGTTATAACTATCATAAGCCCTAATCCCAGAGTGGTTATATATACCATAAGACCTAATCCCAGAGTCGTTACAAATACCATAAGTCGTGTGACCCAAACTATCACCAACTAATTGTCTTTTTACAAACTACTGATGATAGATAATCCTGAGTTTGTATAAACATCTTGGTATACATCTTAGAATCTTATTAGAAACGAATGAAGTTCAGAATGAACCCATATTAAACCAAACTATGACACCAGACACCATTTGAATAAAAAAAAATTAAAAAAAAGTTTGAAGCAAACAAAAGGTAATATATAACTGGCATCTTTGAGATTGAATTCTCTTTTCTCAAATGAAGTAAATGAAAGGTGCCACACAGCGGAAATGATTGTGAGAATCAAACTGCAGGTTAGCAGGTATAGCATATAGCAGTATAAATAGGGCCAAATCGATGGTAGCAACTGGAAGTCTGGAAGATGGACTGTGTTTGACAACCTGGGCATTTAGGGAAGGACTGCAGAGGCTAAATAAAGAACTCTTATCGTGAATGTCGAGTGTCTTGCGACTTGAGCTGGAAGCTCCAAACAGATCTGTGTTTTTGAAAAGTACCCTGTGCCACTCTATTATGAATGATAGCAACCCTATCCAAGACTGGTCATAGCTGAGTTGCAACCATGTCCCATTTGAGGCATTAATTGCAGTAGGCAAACAATTACATCTTCAATGGTGTGATCATCAATGGATGGTTATGTTTGCCAATTTGAGCTGAAACCATTCCAGTCTGGGGTGTACTGTTTTTCATATTTGACCAAAGATAATTTATCATGTAAAAACAAGAAAGATAATTTATCATGTAAGAACAGGACGGGCATAGTCATTAACGTAAAATTGAAAACAAGAAACAAAGAAGTTGGCAATATGATTATGTCTTTGCATCATGGTCAAGGTGCAAGCCGTTCTGATTTCTCAAATTTGTAAAAAGATACAATTTGTAGGCAAATTCTAAAGGCCACAGAATAAGACTTCCATACATTATACAGGTAGATTCACTCAAATAAATCTACCATCCGGATGAAGTAAGGGACTCAATAACTGGTCGAAATGTCTCATCCACAGCTTTGTTCCAGAGGTGTGCAAGCTCTGAGCAAGATTTCCTTCCAAATAAGGGCTCAATCCTCTGTAAAATTTTGAAAGAAGGATTTATATATTATTAAGCACTGAATAACCAAGTGCAGAGTAACTTTTTTAATCTTCATCACACATGCTTGATTCATAAGTTTGGAAAAGTTCACAGCTACTCGCTAAATGTGAGAACATCCAATAAAAGAGCCAAATAAGCAAAGTTCACAGAAGGGCATAAATCTCGAATTCACAACGTCAGTAAAAAGTTTTTAAACATATAAGTTCCGCGAATATATGAAAGTTCAAATTTGCATAAATGTCGTCCCCTCATGTATTTAAGATTTCACTGGAGGTTAGGACTTACAAGTATCTACTAATGTACTTCAAATACCAAGCAACCAATATATATCTAGATCAAGTTTTCTGTTCTGTTTAACCAAACATATTTCTTTAATAAACAGATTGGCTTCTTGGCAAATCACCCTTGGGTTTCTTTTCTAGCCATTATTGTTAAACTATGAAATGTCTTATGAAGACTGGAACATCCCTATCAACACCACTCCAGACCCTAAACTCTGTTGAAGTGGTGTATGTAGAACATTAGAGCACAGCGTATGAATGTGTACAGAACAACTGTTCCAAACTTCCAGCCAAAACGCATTAGCTATTCTACTCTTGTTATGTCCTGTTGGGATTAAGGCTCAATAGAACTACCCTACCCTGAAACAATACATTTTTGAACCAGAATATAGTTTATTATGGTATAGTGATCATGGTTGAGCTTTATTCACATCAGCAAAGATTTGGTAATCTTCAGATAAGTTTCCGGACAAATCAATGATAGAAAACTGATCTAATCACTACTCAAAATGAAGAATACCAATCATTTTCTTTTGCATTTTCATTCCTAATGAACATTTTGTCAATTGTAAAAGAACCACCAACTCAGTGCCCTTTAACGGAAACCAGTGGGAAGAATCATGAGGCCCTCATCTTACATTGACAGTACATTAGAAAACCAAAAGCTTTTTCGAAATTCTGATCATACATAATTATCGGGTCAATTGGGTAAAACGTTCAAATCTTGATAACAAGGTTGGTTATGAAACTTGACCAAAAAAAAAAAGGTTGGTTATGAACAATATCAATCCTATTTCAAACACAACCCAGGAACGAAACCAGCCAAAACGGTGCCTAGCGCATCAAATTGAATAAGAGTTACCCGATATTGGGCAACGGATTCAGGTTTCGTGCCGGAAATTGAGCTGTAGATGCTTCGGCGTTGATCAAATACAACGATTGCGGTGACTATGCTTCCAGCTGCGGCGCCCAATAGACGCTCCTGCATCGTCAAATTTAGTTCAATAAAATTTGGGTTTAGGGATTTTCGAACAACAAAGTAGGAATCAGATTGAAGAATGAGTTTGGGTTACCTGAGCAAGAACGCTTATCATGGCTGTAAGATTTCTCCCAAATCCTCTGCAAAAATGGGTCTCTCCTATTCTTGAACCTCGCAGCTAAGAAGAGGGACTTAACTTGGGGCTTCGTTTTGTTCATTTTTTGAGATCAAATCTAAGGGAGGCCCATCTTAACAGTGTAATCTTCGTATTATAAGAAAGTTTAAAGGCCCAATTGATCGGTGGTTAACTGTATATATAAAGCAGTAGTGTTCACTTAATTAGTTACTGACTAAGAAATCATGGCCAATTACCGTTGGATGTAAATCTAATAGTAGAAAGTATTATTTTAAAATTAAGTTGTTTTGTTTTCAACTCTTAGATTTACATCTAACCGTGGTAGATCATAGATTCCCTGGTCAGTAGGTGAACATGACTGAGATACACAAAGTCCTCACTCTCCCTATTAAAAACTGAAGTAGTTACATGTACATCTTGAAGAATGGTAGAATTTTCTTCATAGTA
The window above is part of the Fragaria vesca subsp. vesca linkage group LG2, FraVesHawaii_1.0, whole genome shotgun sequence genome. Proteins encoded here:
- the LOC101300502 gene encoding uncharacterized protein LOC101300502; protein product: MISVLAQERLLGAAAGSIVTAIVVFDQRRSIYSSISGTKPESVAQYRRIEPLFGRKSCSELAHLWNKAVDETFRPVIESLTSSGW